Proteins from a genomic interval of Paenibacillus sp. FSL H8-0048:
- a CDS encoding TetR/AcrR family transcriptional regulator: MGEIHEMMSAGTRALIEDNFLQLMEQDGFHKVSVRQLALRTHINRGTFYLHFTDKYDLLEQLQREILTGLEQVMVVKIVREEMSGHYLKGLPYPPLVHILEYLQQHGGRIRLFLGAKGDAAFPGQFKEVIKRSFYRKLEMNGVFEGHPAVPPEYLAAHSASIFLGITEEWLHSGMPYTPEELAVIYNEILFMQTTLIAKP, from the coding sequence ATGGGTGAAATACATGAGATGATGTCAGCGGGAACCCGGGCTTTAATCGAGGATAACTTCCTCCAGCTTATGGAGCAGGATGGATTTCACAAGGTGAGCGTCCGCCAGCTGGCGCTTAGGACACATATTAACAGGGGAACGTTCTATCTGCATTTTACGGATAAATACGATCTGCTGGAGCAGCTGCAGCGTGAAATACTGACAGGTCTGGAGCAGGTGATGGTTGTCAAAATCGTACGTGAAGAGATGTCCGGGCATTATCTGAAGGGCTTGCCCTATCCGCCCCTGGTGCATATCCTTGAGTATCTGCAGCAGCACGGCGGGCGAATCCGCTTATTTCTCGGGGCTAAAGGGGATGCGGCATTTCCGGGGCAATTCAAGGAGGTTATCAAGCGCAGCTTCTACCGGAAGCTGGAGATGAATGGCGTATTTGAAGGCCACCCGGCGGTTCCTCCGGAGTATCTCGCTGCGCATTCCGCGTCTATTTTTCTCGGAATTACGGAAGAATGGCTGCACAGCGGGATGCCTTATACTCCGGAGGAGCTGGCGGTGATCTATAATGAGATCTTATTCATGCAGACGACTCTAATCGCGAAGCCTTAA
- a CDS encoding GNAT family N-acetyltransferase gives MIYHRAERVIETERLLLRLFKPADATDVSYHCNNYNIYKSTLTLPYPYPLECAVDWIVNHEQNFDQDKMYDFAITDKADGRLYGAVGLSNHPSHHNGEIGYWIGEAHWGHGYGTEAARAVIEFAFTEKKYHKVYARHFASNPASGRIMLKCGMTCEGTLKDQVHKIDTYEDLVYYGIINPAHLNQ, from the coding sequence ATGATATATCACCGGGCTGAGCGGGTGATTGAGACTGAACGGTTACTGCTGCGCTTATTCAAGCCAGCGGATGCAACAGATGTCAGCTATCATTGTAACAATTACAATATATACAAGAGTACTTTGACCCTTCCGTACCCGTATCCGCTGGAGTGTGCGGTGGACTGGATCGTGAATCATGAACAGAACTTTGACCAGGACAAGATGTATGACTTCGCAATCACAGACAAGGCAGACGGCCGGTTATATGGAGCGGTTGGGTTATCCAATCATCCGTCCCATCATAACGGTGAAATCGGGTATTGGATCGGCGAAGCCCATTGGGGGCACGGTTACGGAACCGAGGCGGCCCGGGCGGTTATTGAATTTGCTTTTACCGAGAAGAAGTATCATAAGGTCTATGCCCGGCATTTCGCCTCCAATCCGGCCTCAGGCAGAATTATGCTGAAATGCGGAATGACCTGTGAAGGTACACTGAAAGATCAAGTACATAAGATTGATACCTACGAGGATTTGGTGTATTACGGAATCATAAATCCCGCTCACCTAAACCAATAA
- a CDS encoding helix-turn-helix domain-containing protein, giving the protein MTDLFSKKAGIIMFTLKRCGSNVIHSEGMTIDRPEGSGDYVFVFFRSKMELRQQARSVYAEPNTFIIYNRNSHYFYRDAELPLVHDWFHFELEEADAWFERLKLPLDTLMKAHDPLYITRKVNELHWENLQNGSFRQEIIDSIVRCLFMKLSDMRQHVEASQPVSKYYDSFLHLRNEVLSSPSTWYSVEQLAERMNMSPSYFQQIYKQIFGIPAVSDIILNRVDHASYLLKNTTYTVSQISAGCGYENDVHFMRQFKKFTGQTPSEYRGKN; this is encoded by the coding sequence TTGACTGATCTATTCTCTAAAAAGGCGGGAATCATTATGTTCACCCTGAAACGATGCGGTTCAAATGTTATTCATTCAGAGGGCATGACGATTGACCGCCCGGAAGGCTCCGGCGATTATGTCTTCGTATTCTTTCGGAGCAAAATGGAGCTGAGGCAACAGGCGCGGAGCGTGTATGCTGAACCGAATACTTTCATTATCTATAACAGAAACAGCCATTACTTCTACAGAGACGCTGAGCTGCCGCTGGTGCATGACTGGTTCCATTTTGAGCTGGAGGAGGCAGATGCTTGGTTTGAGCGCTTGAAGCTGCCGCTGGACACCTTAATGAAGGCCCATGACCCGCTCTATATCACCAGAAAAGTAAATGAGCTGCACTGGGAGAATCTGCAGAACGGCAGCTTCCGCCAGGAGATTATCGACTCCATTGTCCGCTGCCTGTTCATGAAGCTTAGCGATATGCGGCAGCATGTGGAGGCCAGCCAGCCGGTCAGCAAATACTACGATTCGTTCCTGCATCTGAGAAATGAGGTGCTCAGCTCCCCCTCCACCTGGTATTCTGTCGAACAGCTGGCGGAGCGGATGAACATGAGCCCGTCCTATTTTCAGCAAATCTATAAGCAAATCTTCGGTATCCCGGCCGTCAGCGACATCATCCTTAATCGTGTGGACCATGCCTCCTATTTACTGAAGAACACCACTTATACCGTCAGCCAGATCTCTGCGGGTTGCGGCTATGAGAACGATGTCCATTTCATGCGGCAGTTCAAGAAGTTCACCGGCCAGACGCCGAGTGAATATAGAGGGAAGAATTGA
- a CDS encoding glycoside hydrolase family 2 protein gives MTRTAATKFYTPGYPRPQFVRSQWLDLNGAWDFSFDDDHAGVAARWMDHFPATHTINVPFSYETAASGIGEETFHPRIWYRKQLVLSPAVEEKQMVLHFEGVDYRAVCWVNGGYAGEHEGAYARFSFDITDLLRQDGLNEIVLMVTDSDNCLQPRGKQRWAGRNHDSFYVQTTGIWKSVWLEHVHATRLDSVKMTPDINRQMLRLDYRVHGLSEARNLRLETEITFQGERVNKLSLPVDRSSMTVEVSMMGGINGPWLQNLWSPGNPNLFDIEFVLYAGEQELDRVGSYVGMRNISIKGSQILLNNIPLYQRLILDQGYWTGTHLTPPSEEALIQDIEAVMEMGWSGVRKHMKVEDARFLYWCDVKGLLVWSEMAAAYEYNDEALERFTREWLEIVQQQYNHPCIITWVPFNESWGVQNILHDVRQQTFTEGIYYLTKSIDPYRPVITNDGWEHTVSDILTLHDYVERGEALYETYKDKDSITGSSGTYNEWKFAFAEGYSYKGQPIIISEYGGIAFQSEHGWGYGHQVDREEAFLERFSSLTRAIQAIPFISGYCYTQVTDVQDEVNGLMTAERVPKVPLERIREINLRPGM, from the coding sequence ATGACTAGAACAGCAGCGACGAAATTCTATACCCCGGGCTACCCGAGACCCCAATTTGTGCGCAGCCAGTGGCTGGATCTGAACGGAGCATGGGACTTTAGCTTCGATGATGACCATGCAGGCGTTGCGGCGCGCTGGATGGATCATTTTCCGGCCACACATACCATTAATGTTCCGTTCTCCTACGAGACAGCAGCCAGCGGCATCGGTGAGGAGACTTTCCACCCACGAATTTGGTACCGCAAGCAGCTCGTCCTGTCCCCGGCAGTAGAAGAGAAGCAGATGGTGCTGCATTTTGAAGGCGTGGACTATAGGGCGGTCTGCTGGGTGAACGGCGGCTACGCCGGGGAGCATGAGGGGGCGTATGCGCGGTTCTCCTTCGATATTACCGATCTGCTCAGGCAGGATGGCTTGAACGAGATTGTGCTGATGGTGACCGACAGCGACAACTGTCTCCAGCCCCGGGGCAAGCAGCGCTGGGCGGGCCGGAACCATGATTCATTCTATGTGCAGACCACTGGCATCTGGAAAAGCGTCTGGCTGGAGCATGTCCACGCTACCCGGCTGGATTCCGTGAAAATGACACCCGACATTAACCGCCAAATGCTCCGGCTGGATTATCGTGTACACGGCCTAAGCGAAGCCCGGAACCTCCGGCTGGAAACCGAAATTACGTTTCAAGGAGAGCGGGTCAATAAGCTTAGCCTGCCGGTGGACAGATCAAGCATGACTGTGGAGGTCAGCATGATGGGCGGCATTAACGGGCCTTGGCTGCAGAACCTGTGGTCACCGGGGAATCCAAATCTTTTTGACATCGAATTCGTGCTGTATGCGGGTGAACAGGAGCTTGACCGGGTTGGCTCTTATGTCGGTATGCGCAATATCTCAATCAAGGGCAGCCAGATCCTGCTGAATAATATCCCCCTGTACCAAAGACTGATCCTGGACCAGGGCTACTGGACCGGTACTCATCTGACCCCGCCGTCGGAAGAAGCACTGATTCAAGATATTGAGGCGGTTATGGAGATGGGCTGGAGCGGTGTGCGCAAGCATATGAAGGTGGAGGATGCCCGGTTCCTGTACTGGTGCGATGTCAAAGGGCTATTGGTCTGGTCGGAGATGGCGGCTGCCTATGAATATAACGACGAGGCGCTGGAGCGGTTCACCCGGGAGTGGCTGGAAATCGTGCAGCAGCAGTATAATCATCCGTGTATTATCACCTGGGTGCCTTTTAACGAATCGTGGGGGGTACAAAATATTCTTCATGACGTCCGGCAGCAGACCTTCACGGAAGGGATCTATTATTTGACCAAATCTATCGATCCCTATCGCCCGGTGATTACGAATGACGGCTGGGAGCATACCGTGTCCGACATTCTGACGCTGCATGATTATGTCGAGCGGGGAGAAGCATTATATGAAACTTACAAGGATAAAGACTCTATTACCGGCAGCAGCGGCACGTATAACGAATGGAAGTTTGCTTTTGCAGAAGGGTACAGCTATAAGGGGCAGCCGATCATCATCAGCGAATATGGGGGGATTGCCTTCCAGAGCGAGCATGGCTGGGGGTATGGCCATCAGGTGGATAGAGAGGAGGCTTTTCTGGAGCGGTTCAGCAGCTTAACCCGGGCGATTCAGGCCATTCCATTCATCTCAGGGTACTGCTATACACAGGTTACAGACGTTCAGGATGAGGTCAACGGGTTAATGACGGCGGAGCGCGTGCCGAAGGTGCCACTGGAACGGATACGGGAGATTAACCTGCGCCCGGGGATGTAA
- a CDS encoding C40 family peptidase, translating into MKKGIVWLLSIVILLSFGSERASADDSSRLDQEVNEVMGTPYKWGGTKVSEGFDCSGFLIYIFGKFNLDLPRTSKSQASAGEYVAKSDLRPGDLVFFETGGNGISHAGIYVGDNKFAHSSSNKGVTITSLSSGYYKERYVTARRTISESTYQKMTGN; encoded by the coding sequence TTGAAGAAAGGAATCGTGTGGCTACTGAGTATTGTAATACTGCTATCGTTTGGATCTGAAAGAGCATCTGCGGATGACAGCTCCAGGCTTGACCAAGAGGTTAATGAGGTTATGGGAACTCCTTATAAATGGGGGGGCACCAAGGTATCTGAAGGGTTTGACTGTTCCGGATTTTTAATATACATATTTGGCAAGTTCAACTTAGATCTTCCGAGAACATCCAAGTCGCAGGCTAGTGCAGGCGAATATGTAGCCAAGTCCGATTTACGTCCTGGAGATCTTGTCTTTTTCGAAACCGGGGGCAACGGCATCTCGCATGCAGGCATCTATGTGGGCGACAACAAATTTGCACATTCCTCCAGCAATAAGGGCGTTACGATCACCAGCCTGTCCTCAGGTTACTATAAAGAACGTTATGTTACCGCCAGAAGAACCATTTCTGAGAGCACGTATCAGAAGATGACTGGCAATTAA
- a CDS encoding MerR family transcriptional regulator encodes MAKLKNDLMSISAFSKLSRVPRKTLIFYDQIGLFKPAFVADNGYRYYIRSQFDTIGVIYIFKELGMSLEDIRAYMEHRSPLSTLELLRKQEKAVQQQIAKLTLAKEMMLQRAENIEHSLNVDTSRMVVVHQERKPILRSCRIHDSRRELNEELWDDFQERLHKENAPAGYPGGAIIGKEDLLRRDGDMISYMFCFITTQHYEQEYMPEGYYLVSYTRADYEDTEKIYPRIFDYIEKNHYVVKGDAYEEFLLDEIVMKHPEDYLVRVMVHIEEPGKL; translated from the coding sequence ATGGCTAAGCTTAAGAATGATTTGATGTCCATTAGCGCTTTTTCCAAGCTGTCCCGAGTTCCGCGCAAAACGCTCATTTTCTATGATCAGATCGGCTTATTCAAGCCCGCCTTCGTTGCTGACAACGGCTACCGGTATTACATCCGTAGCCAGTTCGATACGATTGGCGTGATCTATATTTTCAAGGAGCTGGGCATGTCGCTGGAGGATATCCGGGCGTATATGGAGCACCGTTCTCCTCTAAGCACCCTGGAGCTTCTTCGAAAGCAGGAAAAGGCAGTTCAGCAGCAGATCGCAAAGCTCACCCTGGCCAAGGAGATGATGCTCCAGCGCGCGGAGAATATCGAGCACTCTCTGAATGTGGACACCAGCCGGATGGTTGTTGTCCACCAAGAACGGAAGCCGATCCTGCGCAGCTGCCGCATTCATGATTCCAGGCGGGAATTAAACGAGGAGCTGTGGGATGATTTTCAGGAGCGTCTGCACAAGGAGAATGCACCGGCCGGATATCCGGGCGGAGCCATTATCGGTAAGGAGGACCTGCTGCGGCGGGACGGGGATATGATCTCCTATATGTTCTGCTTCATTACTACACAGCATTACGAACAAGAATATATGCCGGAAGGCTACTATCTTGTGTCTTACACCCGGGCTGATTATGAGGATACCGAGAAGATTTATCCGCGGATTTTTGACTATATTGAGAAGAATCATTATGTCGTTAAGGGAGATGCTTACGAGGAATTCCTGCTGGATGAGATCGTTATGAAGCATCCGGAGGACTATCTGGTGCGGGTGATGGTGCATATCGAGGAGCCTGGAAAGTTGTGA
- a CDS encoding ABC transporter ATP-binding protein: protein MIRKLLQSVREYKKDTWLTPIFLLGEVAMEVLIPLLMAELIDQGITGGQMNQIVKYGLILILFALVSLVFGALAGKHSATAMSGFGRNLREDLFRHVQRLSFSNMDKFSTSGIVTRLTTDITHVQNAFLMIIRIAFRSPVMIIFATIMTYRISPTIATWFVAVVPVLAAGMMLILKFAFPVFERAFDSYDALNKVVQENVRGIRVVKSYVREEHEISKFQSVSLRIFAQMAKAERILAFELPLMQVILYGVMLIISWVGAKLVVGGNMTTGELTSVFAYSMQILMSLMTLGIVVVMVAIARASAGRIHDLLDEQPNITSPASPVTELHTGEVEFCNVSFRYSSKAKKDALSGINLHIRSGQTIGMIGGSGSAKSTLVQLIPRLYEVTEGEVLVSGTNVKDYDLQVLRSQVAMVLQKNVLFSGTIKDNLRWGNEAATDEELIEACKAAQAHEFITAFSDGYDTRLDQGGTNVSGGQKQRLCIARALLKKPKILILDDSTSAVDTRTDALIRTVFKESIPDTTKIIIAQRIASVEDADQIIVLDDGELSDIGTHQELLSRSTIYQEAYNTQTKGEEAQHEQH, encoded by the coding sequence ATGATCAGGAAGTTACTGCAAAGTGTACGGGAGTATAAGAAGGATACATGGCTGACTCCTATATTTTTGCTTGGAGAGGTGGCCATGGAGGTGCTGATTCCCTTGCTCATGGCTGAATTAATTGACCAGGGCATTACGGGGGGACAGATGAACCAGATCGTGAAGTATGGACTGATTCTGATCCTGTTCGCTCTGGTCTCCCTGGTATTCGGCGCACTTGCCGGTAAACACTCGGCCACCGCGATGTCCGGCTTCGGGCGAAACTTACGTGAAGACCTGTTCCGTCATGTGCAGCGGCTGTCTTTTTCCAATATGGATAAATTCTCGACCTCAGGGATCGTCACCCGGCTGACCACGGATATCACGCATGTACAGAATGCCTTTCTGATGATTATCCGGATTGCGTTCCGCAGCCCGGTGATGATTATATTTGCCACGATTATGACCTACCGGATTAGTCCAACTATCGCTACCTGGTTTGTCGCCGTTGTTCCGGTGCTTGCGGCAGGGATGATGCTGATTCTGAAATTTGCCTTCCCGGTCTTTGAACGGGCCTTCGACAGTTACGATGCGCTGAATAAGGTCGTACAGGAGAATGTCCGCGGTATCCGGGTGGTCAAATCCTATGTGCGGGAGGAGCATGAGATCTCCAAGTTCCAGAGCGTATCGCTGAGGATCTTCGCACAGATGGCCAAAGCGGAACGCATCCTGGCCTTTGAGCTGCCGCTTATGCAGGTGATTCTATATGGTGTAATGCTGATTATCTCCTGGGTGGGAGCCAAGCTGGTGGTAGGCGGCAATATGACAACCGGAGAACTGACCAGTGTGTTCGCCTACTCTATGCAAATTCTGATGAGCCTGATGACGCTGGGGATTGTGGTCGTGATGGTGGCGATTGCCCGCGCTTCTGCCGGACGTATCCATGATCTGCTGGATGAACAGCCGAATATCACAAGTCCAGCCTCCCCGGTAACTGAACTGCATACAGGAGAGGTAGAGTTCTGCAATGTATCCTTCCGTTACTCCAGTAAGGCCAAGAAGGATGCATTATCCGGGATCAACCTTCACATCCGCTCGGGACAGACAATTGGTATGATCGGCGGGTCGGGCAGTGCCAAGTCCACATTGGTGCAGCTCATTCCGCGTCTCTATGAAGTTACTGAGGGTGAAGTGCTCGTTAGCGGAACTAATGTGAAGGACTATGATCTGCAGGTGCTGCGGAGCCAGGTCGCTATGGTGCTCCAGAAAAATGTACTGTTCAGCGGCACCATCAAGGATAATCTGCGCTGGGGGAACGAAGCGGCTACCGACGAAGAGCTGATCGAAGCCTGCAAGGCCGCGCAGGCCCATGAGTTCATCACGGCCTTCTCTGACGGATATGATACCCGGCTGGATCAAGGGGGGACGAATGTGTCCGGCGGACAGAAGCAGCGGTTATGTATTGCCAGGGCCTTGCTCAAGAAGCCCAAAATCCTGATTCTGGACGATTCGACCAGTGCGGTGGATACACGCACCGATGCATTAATACGGACCGTATTCAAGGAGAGTATTCCGGATACGACCAAGATCATTATTGCCCAGCGGATCGCGTCTGTGGAAGATGCAGATCAGATTATTGTGCTGGATGACGGGGAGCTGTCGGATATCGGGACGCATCAGGAGCTTTTGAGCCGGAGTACGATCTATCAGGAAGCTTACAACACACAGACGAAGGGAGAGGAAGCACAGCATGAACAACATTAA
- a CDS encoding ABC transporter ATP-binding protein — protein MNNINYGRTIKRLLAYFKLFKFRTSLALLLVLVSSAVSVASATFLRLLIDDFITPLLGDQHPVFDALFQALAILAVIYAAGVLSTFISKRLMITVSQLIMKRIRDHLFAHMQKLPIKYFDRKEHGDIMSHYTNDVDTLNMMLTDGLPQLLSTVVTVIVVLGTMLYLDVPLTIVVVLGALVMLWITKKVGGKATHHFFEQQESIGALDGYIEEMIHGQKVVQVFGREERSIEQFAQLNRQLFDNSTTANKYSNILMPVNANLATLIYVLVAIAGGAMSISDWNEGLTLGSIAAFLSLSRNFTMPIAEISSQINMFVVALAGAQRIFNLMDEQPEEDEGGVTLEQDPQGSGWAWRLEDGSTVRLAGKVEFKDVCFTYDGKKQVLQEITLYAKPGQKLAFVGATGAGKTTVANLLNRFYDITQGEIIYDGINIQRIRKADLRRSLGIVLQDTHLFSGTVADNIRYGRLEATDEEVMQAAKLSYAASFIERLPDGYQTLLDGNGNGLSQGQSQLLAIARSAIANPPVMILDEATSSIDTRTEALVQKGMDNLMDHRTVFVIAHRLSTVRNSDAIMVLDKGRIKERGDHGELILRKGIYYQLYTGAFEWE, from the coding sequence ATGAACAACATTAATTACGGCAGAACGATTAAGCGGCTCCTGGCCTACTTCAAGCTCTTCAAGTTCAGAACCTCACTGGCCCTCCTGCTGGTGCTGGTAAGTTCTGCGGTATCTGTAGCTTCCGCTACGTTCCTGAGACTGCTCATCGATGACTTCATCACGCCCCTGCTGGGCGATCAGCATCCGGTATTTGACGCCTTGTTCCAGGCACTGGCCATTCTTGCTGTCATTTACGCCGCCGGTGTCCTCAGCACATTCATCTCCAAGCGGCTGATGATTACAGTCTCACAGCTCATTATGAAAAGAATCCGTGACCATCTGTTCGCTCATATGCAGAAGCTGCCGATTAAGTATTTCGACCGTAAGGAGCACGGTGACATTATGAGTCACTACACGAATGACGTAGATACACTGAATATGATGCTCACAGACGGATTGCCGCAATTGTTGTCGACGGTTGTGACGGTTATAGTGGTACTGGGTACGATGCTGTACCTGGATGTGCCGCTTACGATTGTAGTGGTATTAGGCGCATTAGTGATGCTATGGATTACCAAGAAGGTTGGGGGGAAGGCGACACACCACTTTTTCGAGCAGCAGGAATCGATCGGCGCACTGGACGGATATATCGAAGAAATGATTCATGGGCAAAAGGTTGTGCAGGTGTTCGGCCGTGAAGAGCGATCCATCGAACAGTTCGCACAGCTCAATCGTCAGTTGTTCGATAATTCCACGACAGCCAACAAATATTCCAATATTCTGATGCCGGTGAATGCCAATCTGGCTACCTTAATCTACGTGCTGGTGGCAATAGCGGGTGGGGCCATGTCGATCTCCGACTGGAATGAAGGCTTAACGCTGGGAAGTATTGCGGCATTCCTGAGTCTCTCCCGTAACTTCACGATGCCGATTGCTGAAATCTCCTCCCAGATCAATATGTTTGTGGTGGCGCTTGCGGGCGCACAGCGGATCTTCAACCTGATGGATGAACAGCCGGAAGAGGACGAGGGAGGCGTGACCCTGGAGCAAGACCCGCAGGGCTCTGGATGGGCATGGCGGCTGGAGGATGGTTCTACCGTAAGGCTTGCCGGGAAGGTCGAGTTCAAGGATGTGTGCTTCACATATGACGGGAAGAAGCAGGTGCTGCAGGAGATTACTTTGTATGCGAAGCCTGGGCAAAAGCTTGCTTTTGTAGGCGCTACAGGTGCCGGAAAAACGACTGTGGCCAACCTGCTGAACCGCTTCTACGATATCACACAAGGCGAGATCATCTATGACGGCATCAACATACAGCGTATCCGCAAAGCGGACCTGCGCCGGTCGCTTGGTATTGTTCTGCAAGACACGCATCTGTTCTCCGGTACGGTGGCCGATAATATCCGCTATGGAAGGCTGGAAGCCACTGACGAGGAGGTTATGCAGGCCGCCAAGCTGTCTTATGCCGCAAGCTTCATCGAACGCTTGCCGGACGGATACCAGACTCTGCTGGACGGGAACGGGAATGGGCTGTCACAGGGCCAAAGCCAGCTGCTGGCGATTGCCAGGTCAGCCATTGCCAATCCGCCGGTGATGATTCTCGATGAAGCAACCTCATCCATCGATACCCGGACGGAAGCACTGGTGCAGAAGGGGATGGATAATCTAATGGATCATAGAACTGTGTTCGTCATTGCCCACCGCCTGTCCACGGTACGGAATTCCGATGCCATCATGGTGCTGGACAAGGGCCGGATCAAGGAGCGCGGGGATCACGGGGAGCTGATCTTACGGAAAGGTATTTATTATCAGCTGTATACGGGAGCGTTTGAATGGGAATGA
- a CDS encoding YeiH family protein — MHPQLIVHMEDKKKLGFALGIALPLTLALLAKYVSTFPFLCIMGQLVIAILLGMIWRATLGVPGYLTPGIAFTSKKLLRYGIILLGMRLSLKDILQAGPKVVLIALVCIGFTICIVLTLAKLFKVESRLGLLTACGTAICGAAAVVAIAPQLKASDEETAISAATVAILGTLFTLAYTLLYPFFNVTLLGYGIFSGATLHEIAHVIAATAPAGKSAVDLAVIVKLTRVTMLVPVAVIIGVWANRKERQANPEAGPSNWRSVPVPWFILGFLLMSTVNTLQIIPEAITDKLIFAAYFLIAMAMAGLGLNVDLAAFRRMGLGAFGAGLIGSVLLSGLGFLLVKVLNLG, encoded by the coding sequence ATGCATCCCCAATTGATTGTACACATGGAGGACAAGAAAAAACTTGGCTTTGCACTCGGTATCGCCTTGCCTCTAACACTGGCCCTGCTCGCCAAATACGTATCGACCTTCCCCTTCTTATGTATTATGGGACAATTAGTAATAGCGATCCTGCTCGGAATGATCTGGAGAGCCACACTAGGCGTTCCAGGTTATCTAACACCCGGAATTGCTTTTACCTCCAAAAAGCTCCTGCGGTATGGAATCATTCTGCTCGGCATGAGACTTAGCCTGAAGGATATCCTTCAGGCTGGTCCCAAGGTGGTGCTAATCGCCTTGGTTTGTATAGGGTTTACGATCTGTATCGTGCTTACTCTTGCGAAGCTGTTCAAGGTAGAATCCAGACTGGGGCTGCTGACGGCCTGCGGCACCGCGATCTGTGGAGCAGCGGCGGTTGTAGCCATCGCTCCTCAGCTCAAAGCCAGTGACGAGGAAACGGCGATCAGTGCGGCAACCGTAGCGATCTTGGGCACCCTTTTCACACTGGCGTATACCTTACTCTACCCTTTCTTTAACGTGACTCTACTGGGCTACGGCATCTTCTCAGGAGCCACGCTTCATGAAATCGCTCATGTCATTGCAGCAACCGCGCCAGCAGGCAAGTCGGCAGTTGATCTGGCTGTCATCGTCAAATTAACGCGTGTCACTATGCTGGTGCCGGTCGCTGTAATCATCGGAGTCTGGGCCAACCGCAAGGAGCGGCAGGCGAACCCGGAGGCCGGGCCCTCCAATTGGAGGTCTGTACCGGTTCCGTGGTTCATCCTGGGGTTCCTGCTGATGAGCACCGTCAATACTCTGCAGATCATCCCTGAAGCAATCACGGATAAACTTATATTTGCTGCGTACTTCCTCATTGCAATGGCTATGGCGGGCCTGGGTCTGAACGTAGATTTGGCTGCTTTTAGACGCATGGGCCTGGGGGCCTTCGGAGCCGGCTTGATCGGATCGGTTCTGCTCTCCGGGTTAGGCTTCCTGCTGGTGAAGGTTTTGAACTTGGGTTGA
- a CDS encoding LysR family transcriptional regulator has product MMLESLVVYVTVVEQRNFSRAAELLHLSQPGVSLQIRNLEKELGVKLMNRSPKWVKLTEAGELFYRRAKEMLNLYESVKLDLARLHDTVSGSLHIGASFTIGEYVLPRLFSSFAKQYPDVDMGMTIANSTEIVAALRENKIEVGLIEGSIEAADLQIVHFMKDELIIVAAENHPLSRTGAVEISVLQDQIWVLRESGSGTRSFSNHFLAQAGLRMKRSYEINSSQGVKEAIAAGLGVSILSKWVVRREIETGKLIEIPVQGLSLERDFSIVRLTGHVPSRANEVFVERLVKLDRAFA; this is encoded by the coding sequence ATCATGCTGGAATCCCTGGTGGTGTATGTAACGGTAGTGGAGCAGCGGAACTTCTCCAGGGCGGCAGAGCTTCTGCATCTGTCACAGCCTGGAGTCAGTCTGCAGATCCGTAATCTGGAGAAGGAGCTGGGCGTAAAGCTCATGAACCGTTCGCCCAAATGGGTGAAGCTGACGGAAGCGGGGGAGCTGTTCTATAGACGGGCGAAGGAAATGCTGAATCTCTATGAGTCGGTGAAGCTCGATCTGGCCCGGCTGCATGATACCGTCAGCGGAAGCTTACATATCGGGGCAAGCTTTACGATTGGCGAATATGTGTTGCCCCGGCTGTTCTCCTCCTTCGCCAAGCAATATCCCGATGTAGACATGGGGATGACGATTGCCAATTCCACGGAGATTGTTGCAGCTTTACGGGAGAATAAGATTGAAGTAGGGCTGATCGAAGGAAGCATCGAGGCGGCAGATTTGCAGATTGTTCATTTTATGAAAGACGAACTGATTATTGTTGCTGCTGAGAATCACCCACTCTCTAGAACGGGCGCGGTGGAGATTAGCGTACTCCAGGATCAGATATGGGTGCTGCGTGAGAGCGGTTCGGGGACGCGTTCGTTCAGCAATCATTTTTTGGCACAGGCTGGTTTAAGAATGAAGCGCTCGTATGAGATCAACAGCAGTCAGGGCGTGAAGGAGGCCATAGCTGCCGGACTGGGGGTTTCTATTCTCTCGAAGTGGGTGGTCCGCAGGGAGATCGAGACCGGTAAGCTCATAGAAATTCCTGTACAGGGCCTGAGCCTTGAAAGAGACTTCTCGATTGTACGGCTGACCGGTCATGTTCCCAGCCGGGCGAACGAGGTGTTCGTGGAGAGATTGGTGAAGCTGGATCGTGCATTTGCCTGA